The Glycine soja cultivar W05 chromosome 9, ASM419377v2, whole genome shotgun sequence sequence ataattagtttcATTTATAAAGAAATTACTTTCTTTTAGGAATCTAACGTCTTAAAAATAAAGTGTATATTATGTAGCCCAGCACTTCAGAGAtgatatataaatcattttaatcaaaatgatttctttttatttctacaAATAATCTTTTTAAACACAATTGAAGTGAATTTTAAACTTAGTCATATGAAGATATGATGTGCTCTTCTAACAAATATCCTTATATTGAAAAAGTATATTGGTAGAAAACAGCATTTTCTAAGTTGTTGTTTGCTGAGGAGATACATGTTTCTGAGCTTAATCagcttatttaatttgattgggGGTAATTTGGTGCATCCTTGTTTATGTGGTTGTATATGAGGATTTTGTGTTCTTTATCTTGAATAAGGCGATAAATGTTGCTGACCTGTATTTACCAATAGGAGGGAGACATTTAATCATTTGGCTAGCTGGTTGGAAGATGCAAGACAGCATGCAAATGCAAATATGACTATTATGCTGATTGGCAACAAGTGTGATCTTGCTCATAGAAGGGCTGTAAGCACAGAGGAAGGCGAGCAATTTGCAAAGGAGCATGGATTGATCTTCATGGAGGCCTCAGCAAAAACTGCTCAGAATGTTGAAGAGGTCAAAAGTCACATCATATAacatcttgaatttttttttcatctatctCCTCATCCTCACTCCCACAAGAAAAGTCAGATTTCCAACATATCTAAGCTTATAGGTTAACTGCATGCTAGGTGACACACTAATAGTAGATCTACGCCCATCCAGCAGAAGCTACAAAGAGTTgcttgtgttgttttttttttcctttcaaatctGACGTGAAAATAATAATGAGACCTGAGTTGGGGATGTGTATCATAACAAACCATAAATATCTTGGAAAATTATCTATATGGAAGTTTTGATATAGCCTATCCTCTTGCAGGCATTCATAAAAACAGCTGCAACCATATACAAAAAGATTCAAGATGGAGTTTTTGATGTATCAAATGAGGtcagtttctttcttttcagccttTTGTCATTCTTTACCTCCGCATCACTTTTATGGAAATTTCACATTATTTATATTGGAATATGGACTATGGAGAATTAGTGGGATATTTAATTTCAGTCTACTTTGTGTTTTTACAATCTGTGGATGCATTTTGGGGATAATGATTCGAAAGTGAAAAACATTCTCCTGATTCAAAGAGCAAATACTTAATATGCTGATAAATTTCGTGTGGTTTCAGTCTTATGGAATAAAAGTAGGATATGGTGGAATTCCTGGACCTTCTGGAGGTAGGGATGGCCCTTCTGCTTCGGCTGGAGGTTGCTGCAGTTGAAGAGAACCTATCAGAACCTATCTGCATCAATGTAGTCCTTTATGTCTTCTCTTATTTTGGGTTTGGATATGAAGATATATATGTTCTACGTCCATTCATAAAATCAGATAATTgtataatgttttctttttaatcttgaCTTTGTTTCGTTGACGTGAACTGATAATTTGTCTatatttgtgtgcatagttaaTTGATctgttgtttcatttttattatagtGTGTTACTGTGTTTAGTTAATTGATCtgttctttcattcttcttattTATAGTGTGTTTGGTTCTCTGCTTTGATAACGCACGTTCATATTAATTTCGTCCAATACGCATAAGCGAGTAATATTTCTTCCAAAGATGTGTCAGGTGACCTGACATTGGATGAGAAACCAAACAGCATTTAGTTCTGTTGAAATATTAAGTTATAACCTTTTTACTCTGGCTGCGTTTAGGAGTTTGTTAAAATTTGCATGACTTCTCAATTCTGGGGTGGAGTAATTTGTAATTTCTCCTGAGAAGAATAGTAAAGGATCTTTTGACTTTACCATCTGAAACAGTTTTGTTTTTTACCATACAACAGCACTACAACTTAACCTTGTTTTGTGACTGAGAAAGTCAAAGTGTCATTCAAGTCCAGTAAATGCTGAAATGTGAAGCTGggtaaaacattttttacatttaattacCCAAAACATGACGGATGAGCTATTCATAAGCTATTGGTAGAATTCGTTGCAGTTTTGCAACCACATAAATTTCTAAAGACACTTGTATTAAGTATGACATCTTGcatgagaaaaatatatttgagacTTAAAATTCTGAACATTAAAGGGTTTGATATACGTTGAAGGATAGTCATAGCATAAACAAAACAGAACAAGGGATTTGATAATCGATGCGCAAAACAAAATGCTTTAGAGGTGAAGTGGGGGGGTTGGGTTATGAGCCTAATTATGGGGTAGTGCGTGAGATCAAAATTTgtctatttattttgtaataaatctTATAACTATTTCGTAGAGTGAGTATTTTtgtgtaatttaaatatttcctaTTTTTAGCTAAAAAAAATACAGCTCAAGAGGAAATGGACATAGAGGATAATGTACTAATTGCAAGACTTTTATTTTCGGGTCATCTATTCATGACTTTGTCTCTAACTTGTTTATGTTGCATGATGTTTATAGAACTTGTACACCATGCAAAGAACTTGCTGAGGGTGTTAGCTAACTTCAGTTTTCGTTTAGTTGCTGAAATCAAACTCTACGTAAGGGACATATTCTGCTCATGGCATTTTGAATCTAAAACACCAACTTCTATTTATACGTCGAGTCTATCTCGGCAACATATGAAAAAACTAGCATGAAAAGTATTTTGGAAACTTACTTTGATTATTCATGTgcataaccaaaaaaaaaaaagtaataactaTACTGAtgagagaaattaaaagaattgaaattttaaaaaaatatttgaaaaattaataagaatattTCTCATTAACGTTAGGGataatttcagaaaacaaaaaatttaagaaaatttcaTATTATCAACTAAGTTAAGGAAATGGATTCAATGACTTTGAGGAGGAAAAGTCACTATAACTTTTGGGTAGGAAGTCATTGTGACTTTTCTCATTTTTAGGCTATTGGATTAACTTGATGGTCTAAATTTTGTCACTTgtattaaaacttatttttaatttgattatttagctttatatttttaatattttaataccaTAAAATATACTACTAAGCATAAGCATGTAAATTAATTAGTGCaagaattattttagtttaactaATAGTTTGTATTGTTCAAgttgttagaatttttttacaattattaaactttcaaaaaattcatcaaaaaagaaacccaatatttttcttttttacacacATCACTGGTATCTTTCATGTTTCAGGAAAGTAATGTTGCTCAAGTAAGATTGTTATGAATGGTAAAATTCTCCTTGAAAACTAAACTACAGTTTAAATTGAAATAACTCTCCAATTAATCTACAAAttcattagtattttttatgatatcaaaatataaaatttaaattaataattaattacaaaatcttttaaaataagtagcaaaatttaaactatcaGATTAATCTAAtggtttaaaatgaaaaaaaaggtcACTGTGAGTTGTGACTTTCTCTCCACAGAGTCACTTCcttatttttcattcaattgtTGGCGACGTATTTAACAAGATGTCATTATATAAATCATTATTTAGGTTGTTGCTTACttgtaaaaaataagaaaaaaatcactCTAACTTTCTCTCTTCAAAGTCACTGAATTTGTGTCcctaaattaatcaatttctttaatcttattagattttttttaaaagaatcggagagaatattaattttataacccAAATAATTAGATAATTAGTAGAGAACTAATGCCCAGtcacattttcttttaaaaaaattataatggaaGTTCCAATTATTAGTTGGAATCAAAGCATTATTACTGTATGAGGATAGATATGTAGGATTATGGAACTGGGGAAGGGAGGCAAGAGGATCTCACGATTGCATCGACCTCAGTGGTGGACTTACAGTCACTTCAGGGTGTACACttgcattttcttattttttaaaatttactaaatttataaataaaattttatatttttatattttattcatctatatttatataattgaattcactgattttatttttaataatttacattTATTGACTTAGGGTTAGATTCGTCATTGATCGCCATAATTCTCATATTCCCTCCTTTTTAGggatttttatatgttttattttttcccaaACCCCCAAACAAATGATGCATCCATCAAATCCTGTGAGAAACAAATGTGGGTCATGATTGATAACGCCTTAGTGAAGAGCCGTCAATATTCCTTATTGCATGAAACTTTATGACAAAGACAACGTATGATAATGCCTTAAGGGCAGGGAACTTGTGAAAGCGCCATGACAATGTTTGATCCATTAATTTTAACAACATGATGAGGTTGAGAgaccatttttctttttttgagagGGGGTTGAGAGACCATAGGTTGTaatgttttctaatttttcttttcaatgcaCATGCAATGCAAGAACTTCAGAGGAGGGATAATTGTGGTGTGATCCATTTTTTCTCTATACTAAGAAAGAACCGTATAAACAGATTGCTCATTGTTCTATCATCTCTGTCCTTGATGGTCCATTCATCACCTGCTTCATTAGGTTGATCTAAGGAAAAagttataagattaaattattagttaaaaagagaaaagagatgaAAGATATTGTGGTTTGAATTCTCTCTTCCATCAACAGAAACTAATAAAACTAACACTATtcgatataaaaaataataatcaatctCCTAAAACTAAAACTTCATATCATACTTCCCCTCGTAATGCAAtacaacattttaattttaaggaaATGACACTGTTTTGTGAAATTGGTAGGaggatgcaattttttttttccatttgaaGCATAATATAAATGCCAATTAAGATGAcacaattttatgattttccatttgttaaagttttttctttttcataactTGATGCACATGGCTAATGATCCTCCAACTTCTTGCTGCCTTATTAGACTAACGAGGATGTAAAAATCTGGCAAATTCTATagaattcacaaaaaaaaaaaaatgttaaacaacAAGATTAATATCAACACACGGGTCTACACATTTAAATTAGAAGGCAAAAATTGTCATGGATTTTCTATTTAGTGTTTTGTCTTTTTTGATATGGAGTTTGCTAAAAGTTAAGGCATagtgtttaattttatatggtTGCAATTGTAATATAGTGTATCATAATGAGACATTCTTAGTCAGCAAACTTCTAaattataatgatatatatatatatatatatatatatatatatatatatatatatatatatatatatatatatatatatatatatatatatatatatataactaaggTACAAGGAAAAAAGAATGATATCCCTTGACACCAGATGCATCGGAagcatttatattttcttataaaattaaattatttcatacGCTAATTGAACAGTAAAGGAATACGTTatcaaaaacaaaagcaaattaCCAAGTCTACATCTCTATCTTAAGGATTAAATATGcaaaatattaagaaatggtacagttcattaaaataattataatatgctGTATACATTATTTGTGGTAATTGAATTCACTACAAAAAA is a genomic window containing:
- the LOC114425500 gene encoding ras-related protein RABB1c isoform X1, with amino-acid sequence MSYAYLFKYIIIGDTGVGKSCLLLQFTDKRFQPVHDLTIGVEFGARMITIDNKPIKLQIWDTAGQESFRSITRSYYRGAAGALLVYDITRRETFNHLASWLEDARQHANANMTIMLIGNKCDLAHRRAVSTEEGEQFAKEHGLIFMEASAKTAQNVEEAFIKTAATIYKKIQDGVFDVSNESYGIKVGYGGIPGPSGGRDGPSASAGGCCS
- the LOC114425500 gene encoding ras-related protein RABB1c isoform X2 is translated as MITIDNKPIKLQIWDTAGQESFRSITRSYYRGAAGALLVYDITRRETFNHLASWLEDARQHANANMTIMLIGNKCDLAHRRAVSTEEGEQFAKEHGLIFMEASAKTAQNVEEAFIKTAATIYKKIQDGVFDVSNESYGIKVGYGGIPGPSGGRDGPSASAGGCCS